In a genomic window of Fervidicoccaceae archaeon:
- a CDS encoding radical SAM protein, which yields MQFVFEVTQKCPALCSFCPLRGGRGTGVIPLDIYALILDALQEVDPEAAVVISGGEPSVLGKQLSSYVEEARKRGFWVTVVTNAFDPDAVLAAAPDLVEVSIDYFGDRHDKERGLPLWLKAVRLVIALRGRGVVIRSTVFPDNINDILKLKALFPDVPIVAMPVRGAGVTVPEEALRRLEENGVFLADDCPAGRRQIVFTPSNDGSVVALPCIFYRKELGRLTKENVKEGLQQVLKRGRRVPKRACER from the coding sequence ATGCAGTTCGTATTCGAGGTAACGCAAAAGTGTCCCGCTCTTTGCTCCTTCTGTCCCCTGAGGGGAGGAAGAGGGACAGGCGTTATCCCACTCGACATCTACGCTCTGATTCTCGATGCTCTCCAGGAAGTAGACCCGGAGGCCGCTGTAGTCATTAGCGGTGGTGAACCCAGCGTTCTGGGAAAGCAGCTATCCAGCTACGTTGAGGAAGCACGAAAAAGAGGTTTTTGGGTCACCGTCGTCACGAACGCTTTTGACCCTGACGCCGTCCTAGCGGCAGCTCCCGACCTAGTGGAGGTCAGCATAGACTATTTCGGTGATAGGCATGATAAGGAGCGCGGTCTCCCCCTCTGGTTGAAGGCCGTAAGGCTGGTGATAGCCTTGAGAGGACGGGGTGTGGTGATTCGTTCGACCGTCTTCCCCGATAATATCAATGATATACTCAAGCTGAAAGCTCTCTTCCCCGATGTGCCCATCGTGGCCATGCCCGTTCGTGGGGCTGGAGTCACCGTACCAGAAGAGGCGCTCAGGCGATTAGAGGAGAACGGCGTCTTCTTGGCTGACGATTGCCCGGCCGGTAGGCGTCAAATAGTCTTTACCCCCTCCAACGATGGTAGCGTTGTCGCGCTACCGTGCATCTTCTACCGGAAGGAGCTCGGTAGGCTGACAAAAGAGAACGTAAAAGAGGGGTTGCAGCAGGTGTTGAAGCGTGGAAGACGAGTACCTAAGCGAGCATGCGAGAGATGA